A segment of the Collimonas fungivorans genome:
TGCAGATAAAAAGTCTTGCGCCACGCCTTCGAATGCGCTGAATACTCCGACAAGGTATTCATCAGATCAAGCGCCGATATCTGCCCGACAGGAATGCGCTGCGCCAACAGAACATGACGGGTTTCGAAGTTGATCGTGAATACCGGCGTATTTACGCCATGCATCGTCAAATTTATTTCCAGTAGCCGTTCCAGGACGTCGGCGCGATTTTTTACCGGCAGCGCACCAAAATCGCAGTACATGGCCAAGCCTTCTTCCTGTTCGGTGCTGCCGTCGATCAATGTGAAATTAACGCCATCGACGGTCAGATCGGCAGTCGTATAAAACAGCTTGGGATTTGCGATTCTTGCGATCGCACATACTTCATCTATCAGTTTCCGATAATTTTCGGATGCCATATGTTTCTCCAGTTCTTTTGTAGGAAATTATCGACCGTCCGTGGAAGCAATCCGGCTTCAAGCCGGCGCTGGAATCAGCGGCAGCGGCGACTCACGGATGTCATGCGCAATAGATCAGTCTCTCGCGTCGTCGGCGATATTTAAGGCCTGATCGGGTCGTGCCAGACCATTTTTCATGTGTTCCAGCTCTTTCTGCTTTCCCTCGGCTTTCTCGAACGCCGCCCTCGCCTTTAAGGCAGCAATTCCGTCCCGCGGCATAAAAGCCATGCCCTTGAAACCCAGCTTGAGCGCACCAAGGCAATAAGTGGAGAGCGATTTAACGCTGACGCCGACATAGGGGTACGCTCCCTTTGCTGTCGCTTCGCGAATTTTGCGCCGCTCGTCCAGTTTATTATTTTGATAAACGGTTTCCGATATGGACGATGTCGGTCCGGAAGCGACCTGCCCCCATAATTTTCCCAGCGGCTTGGTTTTGGCATTCGCAACCTGATATGCGGCAGCAACATTGACCAGCACCGCGCTCATGGTGATACCTAGGGAGAGGTATCGTTCCCAAAGAGGTTCCTGGTAGGTCGGATCGTGGGTCTTCTTTTGCGCACTGACCAGGCCCAGCAGCGAATTGATCATCAATGACCCATTGATGCCCGCGACCCCTAATTGAAATGCCCGCCACGACGCCGCACCGTATGTCGCGGAGACCTCATCCGGCAATCCGCTGCGCGTGTTGCCGGCCTTGATGAATCCCACTTTGAATTCCGGCGAGAGTTCGAACAAATTCGTGCGTTCCGTGACTTGCATGCCGTCATGGACAGTGCGTTTGTTATCGTTGTAGTCAGAAACCTCCGTGAACCGCCCCTCGCGTACGTGCAGAGGATCATGGCGGGTTGACTCCCAGGCGGAGACAAGCATATTGAATTTGCTTTTCTGACTATCCGGCAAGTTGCCCGACGCCGTCTCGATCTTGTTGCCCAGTTGCGCCAACTGCCCTTGCTCTTCATCGCTCAACGGCGGCAACTTGTTCGCCTGTGCCTGAAGGCTGGTATGCGTCTTGAGTGCGCCGGCGTCGATCTTTAATGTACCGGCAATGACCGCATGCAATTCGTCCACGCGCTCATAATCTCGGATGCCTATGGCGGACGCCAATTCGATCTCGAGCGCTTGAACCACGCCCTTTGCGGCGGCTCCCAAAGAATCAAAAGCCGCGCTTCTGATAGCGCTCACTGCTGCCAGCCGCGTTGGATATTCTGCTCGATCCTTCAGTCCTACGTGAGTTCGCCAATCGTTCGGTCCGTTCGCCCCCATATGCAATGTATCTGCAATCTGCTGCTCCAGTTCTCGGACCTGCCCCGTGAATATCTGATCCAATGTCTTTACCCGTATCTGCAACGGGCTTCGCATGAGCTCCTTGAACTTGCCCGGATCATCCGCCGTCAGCATTTTCAGATCAATCATCAGATTCTGCTTATCTACCTCGTCGGATGGCGCGACCAGTCGCTGCAACGCCAGCTGCGAGACGGACGTTGCTATCTGGATGCCGGCCGCGACACGGGGATCCTTCGCGATATAGCCGCCCCACCCGGCCAAAAGATTGCCGTAGAATTTGAGTGTCTGCAAACATGATTGCCGGTGCAGTCCCTCGAAGTAGACGCGATTGAGCTGGCAGCGCGTGGTGTAATGATTGATGGCGTGATCGAGCGTCTTTGCAATTTCATCTACAGCATGATTTGCCGCCTCCCTGAGCTCATGATTTTCAGGATCCGCGACGGAACGTGTTAACAACTCCTGTAGTCTGGGAGATTCGTCCTGCACGTGCTGCAGCACCTGCTTCAATTCCGTTTCGATCTTGTCGAATGTCGGGGTATTCAATTCCGGAGCAATATCGGCCGCGTTTCGAAAAGCCAAATCCTGGTAGGGCGTTACATGCAGCAAGGTATAGGTATTTACCAAGCTGCTGACCGTGGAAGCCGCCATCACACTGCCAAAATAACCCGCCGCCCAGTTCCGCGCAGGAACTGGCGCCTTGCCATGTGCCTTGAAGGTGCAAATGGTAGGCAGCAAGGACATTATCGAGGCCGGGGCATTGCGCCAGGAATACGCTTTTCCACCCTCCCTGAACCCTGCGTCCATGCCATGCTGGTCCAGATTCAGCATCGTGTTAAAGCATAGTTTTGCCTGGGTCCAGTCACCTGTTTTAAGCGCCTGCGCCCGAGTTTCGATGAATGCCTGGACGTGCTCCGGATTCAATACAATCCTGTCTTCCTCGACAAAGGCCTTGCTATGCGCCAGCAAGTCTCGATGCAGCTCGTGCTCGCTCGGCATATCGATCACCGTGGCATTCCCGGCTTCGCCAAGCGGGGCTATACGAGATGGAGCATTTTCCACAGTAATTTCTTCATTGCGAATAATGACATGCGGCCCGATCGAACCGGAACTGGACGCAATATCATGCATTTGTTGCGGCAGTACTTTAGGCGCGTCATTGTTCTTACCGCAACTCTCAAGCGCGCCGAGGACGCCTGCCGATCTCGGACGAGTGCCGGCGGCACGCCCCTGGTCGAACGTAGCGTGAATAGCGACAGGAGGTTTTAGGTTATTCGCCGGCAGCCTCGATCGTTGCGATATCGTGCCGGCATCAGCTTCCTCTCCGGCTGGACGGCCAGTAGCGTCCATGCTCGAATTGCGCAACGGCCCCAGAACTCTCAAGGCAGCGCTTGGCTCGCTCAATGAGCGTCGCACAGAACGGGGATCTGCTTTATCGATTGCATCAGATCGCTCATGTGGCGCGGCATCGTCAACAGCTGCCGATTTGTTTGTGGATGAAGGAATATGCATGATGGTTTTCTTTTTTTTTGACGATTACAGATTACATGCTGGACGCAATCATTTTTATGGCGGCACGAACTACGGTTCACTCTTACGAAATTTTTCGAAAACCCCTGAAAAATTCTCATATCGTTATGTTTATTTGCGGCGACGGCTCTATAAAATCTGGCGCAAACAGGGGTAACGAAGGCCCACCGGCTCTTCATTTTGTGCAAATCGCCCGATTTTCGTAGCTATTTAGGCAACAATGAAGGAAATGCCTACCTGTAATTCAGGAATATCTGATTGAAATTATGTTGAAATATGGCAACTATAACAATCCAGCAAGCACATTCAATATGGATTTCCATGCATGGAAGTTGTCGCCTAGATAATTAGCCCGGAAAAACTCGCACTGCATGCATCATCTTTCGCATGAAATGGTACTCACTGAGAGAAAACAACTTTGTTCTTGAATATTGCCTTCGCCATAAACGATCGTGGCGGGGCAAAAAAAGACAGACGTTCGATAAATCACCCAGCGTCTGCAGCCGGTTCTCCAGCAGCAGAAAATTTCAAAAATGCTCAATCACCCTTTCAGGGTGATTCCGATTGAGGATTAGGCATGCGATTTGCAATTTTGACTGACGATTCGGTTTTAGCGCAAAAACTGGCGCAATACTTTGAGCAGTATTCAATCACCATAGACGCTTACTGTACTGAGCTGCTGATACTGCGCGCAATGCGTACCATCATCTATGACCTGGTGCTGCTTGACGCCAGGAACACTGTCGAACTGGCCAGCAGCCTGCTTTCATGGCGCACCTGCAACGCTGATTTTTACACACCGGCGATCATATTGACCTCGCTCCTGACGTGGAACGTGATGCAGGATTGGATCGAAGCAGGCGCACACGATGTTGTCAACCGAGCAGACATCGATCAGATCGGGCTGAGGGTATGTGTCGCCCTGCGGCGTCTGGCCCATTGCACCCGTGTCGACAGAATACAGATCGGCGGTTATGTACTGAATCGCGGAAGCGACATGGTTATCTGCAACGGCACCGAAGTCGGCCTCACTCCGCGTGAATTCTCCATCGTATGGCTACTGTTCTCCAATCCAGGAAAATTCCTGAGCCGGTCTCAGATCATTACCAGCGTCTGGGGAAATTCAGAAGAAGTTGCGGCTCGCTCGCTGGAACAGCATATTTACAAGCTGCGCAAGAAACTAGGCCTGTCGTCTACGGCAGCCGGGGCCAGCCTGAGGACGGTGTATGCACTAGGCTACAAGCTTGAGATTTCTCCGGACCTGCAACAGGCTGAGAGATCCGCTCCAGAACAACTTTCGGTCGGTGTTCAAGCAGAGAGTGAGGGTCAAAGCATTCCAGTAATCCTCTGACCCTCAAACACCGTTAGGCTGAAGTCACGATCTCGGAAACAAAGTCGCGATAAGAACGAAGGGGCGTCATCCTTGATCATCGTGATGTCGTTGCCCATAAAGCAGGCTGGGCGCAAGATGGCGGCGTTAAGCCCCATTTTCTCGATCAATACGCTCAACGCCGAACTTGCCCGCGAAGTGCGGCACATCCACATAGCGGCCGCTGTGAATCACCGATAGGTTTCGAGCGGTATTGAGTAATGCCACGAAGTTAAGAATGACTGGGGCATTCGTGTCCACCACTCGATCTGGCTTTCCGGCAAGCCGCACTGAACGCAGACCAACCTGGACTACAGCAGCTTTCCGAAAACCTGACGAACCATGTCATCGGAATATCTGTAGTTCCACCTAAGTTCTGCTCCTGCTGGAATATCGCGAGTGGAAAAAAAAGCACGAATCGAAAATTTTCCGCCGATATCCGACTCGACGTCAAAAACCACCGGCTCGACGTTGTAAGCGTCGGGCGATTGCCTGATGCAATGGCCGGATTCGTCATATTCAAGGGAAGTGTTCATCATCGCCAGGATATTTTCGCCATCCAGGAACGACACTGCATTACCGCTGATCGACGAAATTGCAAACGAGTCGGAACGCAACATGAAATACATCGCCGGCGTCATCAGGCGGCCGCCGTAAACCCCGACGCACTCCCCTTTCTGCAACGGACGGATCGCGAAAACGCCTCTTTCGCCGACCAGACTCGACTCCCTTGGGTCCTGCAGGTCACTGGATTCGACAAGCCGGCATTGAATCATCGAATGATAACGTGCCATTCTCGCCTGCGCAGTGGTCAACGGGTCGATCGATGGCCAAACTGCATCGGGCGAATATATTTGTCCCGACGCTGTGGCTTTCGATTGCCATATTTTTCGGATCATTATGGGCCGGGATTCGGCATCGCGAAAAGGATATCTGCCGTCCAGCTCGGGCGAATACGGCAAACGCTCGATTGCGCAGTGTACTTGCAATGTCTGGAACTCCTTGCGCAGACGGTACGCTCCGTATCGGACCAGCAACCACATTTCGCATGCTCGCTCGAGTTCAGCGTTACCGCTGAAACTGTCCATGATTTCGCAGCGGATGCTATTCCCGTCGTCCGTCAATTCTCCTTCTACCTCGGCTCCGGTCTCCCAATCGACGTCTAAACCGGCGGCCTGCAACCTCGCGCCCATTGCCGGCGTGAGCATCCCTTGAATTTCGCCGCGCAGCGCCGGAACCATTTCAAAGAGAAATTCTTGTTGTTCCGCCAGGCTGGAAAATTCGTCGGCATCATTTAGACGCTGATGAATATATTCGCGCAGTTTTCTGCATTCTGTCGCGATTCGAGACGCGCGTACGCTGTTTTCACTAATTGAAATTACAGCACTCATACCAATTCTCCTCTGTCTTTTTTAGAACTATGGTTTCACGTTTTATTTTTGATCGGCTGCGCCGTGCCGGTTCGAGGCGGCTGGCGGAATATCGCTCCAGGCGGCGACGATGCGCTGGATGCGTTGCGCATAGCCGTCGCGTTCCAGCATCTGCTCCGAATGATAGGCCCCGACCGCCTTCCAGTTGTTGCCGTATTTGCTTACCATCCGCCGCAGATGCCAGGCCGCGATGTAAACGTTCTGGCAAGGTTGCAGCAGGGTCTGCCGGCGAACGCCATACTTGGCAAGTTCGGCAAGATGAACCGAGTTGATCTGCATGACGCCATAGTCGATAGAGCCGTTCGAATTGACATGAATCGCATCAGCCTTGTTATTCGATTCTTGCCAGGCAATCGCCCGCAATATGGTCGGATTCACGCCATGGTAGATTGCCGCGTCGTCGAAGCAATCGGCGCGCGCAACGTCCGTCGGCAGCAGCATCGCCGCCAGGCCGGACAATACGATCCAGCCGATGCGGCGGGCAGCATAATTTTTTTTTGTCTTCACGATTGACCTGCGCTGTCATGTACTTCGATGAAACTGGAATGAAAAAAACAGGTGACGCGACCGCTATCGCGCCAGGTCACCTGCCGGTCCAGTTCAGATGGCGATCTTGCCATCGGCACTCTTGCTTCTCAGCCGATTTTTCAGCCGATCGCCATGCTCAATGAACAGCACGCGATCGTCGCCGGCGCGACACTTCCGTTGCTCGGTTTCGAACCGCGTCATCTCGTCGAAGATCGAAGTGAATTCAACCTGGCGATACGGTCTCGAATGGACGCCGTCAAAACGCATCGGAGTCCTCCGACTTGAGATCCGCATTTATCTCTTTCGATTGCTGTATCGATTTTTGCATGATAGAGATGGCGAATTGAACTATCAGTGAATTCAGCTGGTCCTGATCCGCGTTACTGGAATCATCCTTTTTTTTATCTTTTTTGGAATTGTCCGTTTTGTCAGGTTTATGCGCATTATCAGGTTTGTGCGTATCAGGTGTGTGTGTGGGAGGCGGTGAATGTGTTACGGAATGGGATCCCATATAAATCTCCAAGAGTTAGATGAAACTCAAAGATCGCAGATTGAGATCGCAACCGGCATGCAAGCACGAATGCAGGGATTGCGAAACGAAACCGGGAATGCGGCTTAGCATCAACTGGATATTCGGCATTTCTCCTGGAGAGAAAAAATCTGGAAGCGCATGCCGCCGCATCAGGTTTTTTGCTTTCCTGATGCTGCCATGTCGTCCGCCGGCGCAACCGGATTGCCGCCGAGCTCTGTGAATTTATCCGCTAAAGCTTGTTCCCGCACCATGTAGGAAGAGGTTTGCGCAAAACCCTTGAGTTTGGTCAGCAACTGGTCAACCGTATTTTTTTCCGCCTTGCCGGCCGACAGGCGGCTGCTGCCGTCCGCTGCGGTCGCTACCTTGTACTGCCTGTCGCCGGCATAGGCGGCGCGGTGAAACACATGCAATAGATTGCCGGCGCTGTGGCCCTCTCCGCTGCCATCCATTTTAATCGCCGTGTGCTTGCCATCCTGGCTGCGAATCGCATAAAACCCGTCGTCGCCGACGCCTATCATGACGGCCGGCTCTGCAAACAGCGACACCTTGTCGTAAGTCTTGTTGATGTCGATCCGGCTAGCCTCGATCGGATCGAAATGCTTTTCCCCGCCCATGCGATGGCTGCTTGACGGACCATCGGTATTGCCCGGCTTGTTCATGATGTTGTAGACAAAATCGATGCCTGGCACCACTGGCTGATGCTTGGCCTGCCCGGTGGTTTCCCAGCGCAGCGGATAATGAAAAGATTGCGATTCGATGGTGTAATCGGGTACCGCCTGGGTAATGTTTTTCTGCAACTCGGGCGACAACTCCGGCTTTTATGTCCGCATGGAATCCAGGCTCGGGCCTTTCAACATCGCTGCATGAGTAGGCAGCGTAGGCTTGCGCATTCCAGCTCCAGGTGGTCAGCGTCTTAGGAATCTTTGCCGAATCACTCAGGCCGAACGGCGCTGCGCCGGCGCCCGCAGATGGTTGCGCGGCGCAAAGGAAAAAGATGGCCGTGACGCCTCGCTGGATATAGCTGGCCGGCGGGCCCGCTACGCTTGCCGCGGACTCGGATGAACGCTCGCGGACCCTGGTCGCGCTCCCGGATTGCACATCGGTATGGCTGGAGGTGGCTTCGACATGCAAAGGCGATGGAGACCTGATTCGATCGATAGTCATGAGGAAATTGAAGACGTGACTTTTGGTCGCGCCCCCAAACATAGTTAATCGGATTGATGGACTCCAAAGATGAATCGAAAATCAGGACTATGCTGTCGGTCCGTGATTGTCTTCCGGCATCTCTATCGCGTGGTACTCCGCTCCTGCGGTCCCAGGCGGATCGGATTGATGAATCATGTTGCCAAGCTTATTCGCTGCTTCGCCGGCTTTACCAATTGCGGTATCCGCGAGAACATCGGTCATCGTCCATGCTGCAAATACCGGTGCGCTGGCGAGCGTCCCGACAGTTTCCTTGATGGCGGAGATGCCGGTGGGACTCATTCCCGCCTTTTTCGCGGCGATTCCGGCTGCGGTTTTCGCTGCAGAGACGCCGGCAAAGCCACCTGTCAGCACACCGTTCGTCAACAAACGCTTGGCGGTGAACAGTTCGCGTGCGCCGCTGAGCGTGCCCAGGGCAATATCGACGGGCAATCTGGCGGCACGCTTCAATCCATTGGCGCCGGCATCGGTCCATGTGGCATTTTTCAGACTATCGAAATGCTCTTCCCAATCAGGACGGCCGAGCAGATATTCAGGGCCCACACGATGCTTCTTTTCATTGAACGCATTCATGGCGGCATAGGCAGCAGCACCGGCGACAGGGCCTCCGGCAGCGGCTATCCAGGAGTCAACCTCGGCAGCCGCAGCCACACCGGCTTTCTTGACAACTGTCGGAACCACGGTATTTCGCAAGATGTTGCGTCCGGTATAGGTCTGAAACGAAACCGAAATTTCGAGAGCCTGCTTCAGCAGATTGCCAGTTGCCCCTTTTGCTTCGGCCATCACCGGCTCCAGCTGTTCCGCATCCACTTTCATCCATTGGGTGTTGCTGGTGGATTTTTCCAGAATTGTTGCGCCCACGGTATCCGCGGCGCCAGAAAACGCGCCGACAACTGCACCGACTTGCGCCGGGGTCTTCGCGGCTGCGGTCAATACCTGCTTGACGTCCATCAATCTTGATGCGATCCCGAACGGGACTGATCTGACGAAACCAACAGAAGCTTGCGCAACGCGATCCATGTTAGTTCCTTTTGACAGGATCTGATGGATAGTCGCCGGCGTTTCGCCTTTTTCATCGAGCCGGTTTGCTCGTTCGTCGATCAACAATGCGAAAGCTTCAAGGTTGCGTTCATTAATGTGCGGCGCAAATATGTCGAGCAGTTGCGCCGAGATGGCTTCCT
Coding sequences within it:
- a CDS encoding CesT family type III secretion system chaperone; this encodes MASENYRKLIDEVCAIARIANPKLFYTTADLTVDGVNFTLIDGSTEQEEGLAMYCDFGALPVKNRADVLERLLEINLTMHGVNTPVFTINFETRHVLLAQRIPVGQISALDLMNTLSEYSAHSKAWRKTFYLHEAR
- a CDS encoding response regulator transcription factor; this translates as MRFAILTDDSVLAQKLAQYFEQYSITIDAYCTELLILRAMRTIIYDLVLLDARNTVELASSLLSWRTCNADFYTPAIILTSLLTWNVMQDWIEAGAHDVVNRADIDQIGLRVCVALRRLAHCTRVDRIQIGGYVLNRGSDMVICNGTEVGLTPREFSIVWLLFSNPGKFLSRSQIITSVWGNSEEVAARSLEQHIYKLRKKLGLSSTAAGASLRTVYALGYKLEISPDLQQAERSAPEQLSVGVQAESEGQSIPVIL
- a CDS encoding SET domain-containing protein — translated: MSAVISISENSVRASRIATECRKLREYIHQRLNDADEFSSLAEQQEFLFEMVPALRGEIQGMLTPAMGARLQAAGLDVDWETGAEVEGELTDDGNSIRCEIMDSFSGNAELERACEMWLLVRYGAYRLRKEFQTLQVHCAIERLPYSPELDGRYPFRDAESRPIMIRKIWQSKATASGQIYSPDAVWPSIDPLTTAQARMARYHSMIQCRLVESSDLQDPRESSLVGERGVFAIRPLQKGECVGVYGGRLMTPAMYFMLRSDSFAISSISGNAVSFLDGENILAMMNTSLEYDESGHCIRQSPDAYNVEPVVFDVESDIGGKFSIRAFFSTRDIPAGAELRWNYRYSDDMVRQVFGKLL
- a CDS encoding lytic transglycosylase domain-containing protein, with the protein product MLLPTDVARADCFDDAAIYHGVNPTILRAIAWQESNNKADAIHVNSNGSIDYGVMQINSVHLAELAKYGVRRQTLLQPCQNVYIAAWHLRRMVSKYGNNWKAVGAYHSEQMLERDGYAQRIQRIVAAWSDIPPAASNRHGAADQK